The Vicia villosa cultivar HV-30 ecotype Madison, WI linkage group LG1, Vvil1.0, whole genome shotgun sequence genome includes a region encoding these proteins:
- the LOC131643629 gene encoding trihelix transcription factor DF1-like, producing the protein MDISSGENIVPPSSVNGGGEDDDKMNMNMNGGGGGNRWPRQETLALLKIRSDMDGVFRDSSLKGPLWEEVSRKLGELGYHRSSKKCKEKFENVYKYHKRTKEGRSGKSEGKTYRFFDELQALEKKITFSSTYPPKPLPNNTTLSLPPTILPNEATKTISHVTNITIPSTNPTTLISPSQPPPTPPPKTTNATTTTNPSANNNVSYSLPNMNVNLFSTTTTSTSSSTASDEDLEEKYRKKRKWKDYFRRLTREVLAKQEDMQKRFLEAIDKREKEHMAQQDALRVQEMARINKEHELLVQERSTAAQKNAAVIAFLQKLSGQPPPQQQPQPPPPPPASELSPTPVSQIQTQQLMIPNNNIVEIQNMNNGHKSACDVASPSRWPKSEVHALIRIRTSLEPKYQENGPKAPLWEDISAGMKRLGYNRNAKRCKEKWENINKYYKKMKESNKQRRDDSKTCPYFNELEALYKEKNKLQNPFGSNSFHSMKSSEMMEPLMVQPEQQWRPPTQYEEGHEVKKNNNNEEKQDDNGDVDDEEDDNMDDYEDGDSMEEDEGGVSSRYEVVTNKLPSMNT; encoded by the exons atggATATTTCCTCCGGTGAGAATATCGTGCCGCCGTCGTCGGTGAACGGCGGTGGTGAGGATGATGATaagatgaatatgaatatgaacgGTGGTGGTGGAGGAAATAGGTGGCCCCGCCAAGAAACATTGGCTCTCTTGAAGATAAGATCAGATATGGATGGTGTTTTTCGTGATTCAAGTCTTAAGGGTCCACTTTGGGAAGAAGTTTCAAG GAAACTAGGTGAACTTGGTTATCATAGAAGCTCAAAAAAGTGCAAAGAGAAATTTGAGAATGTATACAAGTACCATAAAAGAACCAAAGAAGGTAGAAGTGGAAAATCAGAAGGAAAAACATATAGATTTTTTGATGAGTTACAAGCACTTGAGAAAAAAATCACATTCTCTTCTACTTACCCTCCAAAACCACTTCCAAATAATACCACACTCTCATTACCACCAACAATATTGCCTAATGAAGCCACAAAAACAATATCACATGTTACCAATATTACTATTCCATCCACAAACCCTACCACACTTATTTCTCCTTCGCAACCACCGCCAACGCCACCACCGAAAACAACCAATGCAACAACCACGACCAACCCTAGCGCCAACAACAATGTTTCATATTCTTTACCGAATATGAACGTGAACCTATTCTCAACCACGACTACCTCAACTTCTTCTTCCACGGCTTCTGACGAAGACTTGGAAGAGAAGTAtcggaagaagagaaaatggaaaGACTATTTCAGGAGACTCACAAGAGAAGTGCTTGCGAAACAAGAggacatgcaaaagagattcttGGAAGCCATAGACAAGCGCGAAAAGGAACACATGGCTCAACAAGATGCTTTGAGAgttcaagaaatggctagaatcAATAAAGAGCATGAACTTCTTGTCCAAGAAAGATCAACAGCCGCTCAAAAGAACGCCGCGGTTATTGCTTTTCTCCAGAAATTGTCCGGAcaaccaccaccacaacaacaaccacaaccaccaccaccaccaccagcgTCAGAACTCTCTCCAACTCCGGTATCACAAATACAAACACAACAACTAATGATACCAAACAACAACATTGTTGAGATTCAGAATATGAATAATGGTCACAAAAGTGCTTGTGATGTTGCTTCTCCATCAAGGTGGCCAAAAAGTGAAGTCCATGCTCTAATAAGGATAAGAACAAGTCTAGAACCAAAGTATCAAGAAAATGGTCCAAAAGCACCATTGTGGGAAGACATCTCAGCTGGAATGAAGAGACTTGGTTACAATAGGAATGCAAAAAGATGCAAAGAAAAGTGGGAGAATATCAACAAGTACtacaaaaaaatgaaagaaagtaACAAGCAAAGGCGCGACGATAGTAAAACTTGTCCTTATTTTAACGAACTCGAAGCTCTTTACAAAGAAAAGAACAAGTTACAGAACCCTTTTGGTTCTAACTCGTTTCATAGCATGAAGTCAAGTGAAATGATGGAGCCATTGATGGTGCAACCTGAACAACAATGGAGACCTCCAACTCAATATGAAGAAGGTCATGAGGTGAAGAAGAATAACAACAACGAAGAAAAGCAAGATGATAACGGCGATGTTGACGATGAAGAAGATGATAACATGGATGACTATGAAGACGGAGATAgcatggaagaagatgaaggaggtGTTAGCAGCCGTTATGAAGTTGTAACAAATAAACTTCCATCAATGAACACATGA